TTGACCGGAGTTTCTATGAGCCACCCCATTCTCGAGGCCGCGAAAAAACGCATTCTGATCATCGACGGTGCCATGGGCACGATGATCCAGAAGGAGAAGTTCGACGAGGACGCCTTCGTCGGCGCCCACGGCGGATGTGGCTGCCACATCCATTCGGACCATGCGCAATCCGGCAACAACGACCTCCTGTCGCTGACCCAGCCGGACACGATCGAGAAGATCCACCGCCAGTACCTGGAGGCGGGGGCCGACATCGTCGCGACGAACACGTTCTCGTCGACCCGCATCGCCCAGGGCGACTACGGGCTGGAGGACCGCGTCTACGACCTCAACGTCGGCTCGGCGCAGGTCGCCAAGCGGGCGGCGGAAGCGGTGACGGCGGCCAACCCCGACCGCCCGCGCTGGGTCGCCGGCGCGATGGGGCCGACCAACCGCACGCTGTCGATCTCGCCCGACGTCAACGATCCCGGCTACCGCGCCGTCACCTTCCAGGACGTGGTGGCGAGCTACGAGGAGGCCGCGCGCGGCCTGCTCGACGGCGGCGTCGACTTCCTCCTCGTCGAGACCATCTTCGACACCCTGAACGCCAAGGCGGCGATCTTCGCGATCGAGACGCTGTTCGCGAACGGCGGGCGCCGCGTCCCGGTGATGATCTCCGGAACGATCACCGACCGCTCCGGCCGCACCCTGTCCGGCCAGACGCCGCAGGCTTTCTGGCATTCGGTGATGCACGCGAAGCCGCTGTCGATCGGCCTCAACTGCGCGCTCGGCGCCAACGAGATGCGCCCGCACATCGCCGAGATCGCCAAGGTCGCCGACGCGCTGACCTGCGTCTACCCGAACGCCGGCCTCCCCAACGAGATGGGCGAGTACGACGAGAGCCCGGCCTACATGGCCCGCCAGCTCAAGGACTTCGCGGACGAGGGGCTGCTCAACATCGTCGGCGGCTGCTGCGGTACCACGCCCGACCACATCGCCGCCATCGCCGACACCGTGGCGCGCTACGCCCCGCGCGAAGTGCCCGAGCGCCGGCCGCTGATGAGCCTCTCCGGCCTGGAGCCCTTCGTGCTGACGCCGGAGATCCCGTTCGTCAACGTCGGCGAGCGGACCAACGTCACCGGCTCGGCCCGCTTCCGCAAGCTGATCAAGGAAGGCGACTACGCCACCGCGCTCGACGTCGCCCGCGACCAGGTCGAGAACGGCGCCCAGATCATCGACGTCAACATGGACGAGGGGCTGCTCGACTCGAAAGAGGCGATGGCGGTCTTCATGCGCCTGATCGCCTCCGAACCGGACATCGCGCGCGTGCCGGTGATGGTGGATTCGTCCAAGTGGGAGGTCATCGAGGAGGGGCTGCGCAACGTCCAGGGCAAGGCGATCGTCAACTCGATCTCGCTCAAGGAAGGCGAAGCGCAGTTCCTGGAGCAGGCCGAGCTGGTCCGCCGCTACGGTGCCGCCGCGGTCGTCATGGCGTTCGACGAGACCGGCCAGGCCGACACCTACCAGCGCAAGATCGAGATCTGCGAGCGCGCCTACAAGCTCCTGACCAAACACGGCTTTCCGCCGGAAGACATCATCTTCGACCCGAACATCTTCGCGGTGGCGACGGGCATCGAGGAGCACAACAACTACGGCAACGACTTCATCAACGCGACGCGTTGGATCTCCGAGAATCTGCCGCACGCCCACATCTCGGGCGGCGTCTCCAACCTCTCGTTCTCGTTCCGCGGCAACGAGCAGGTGCGCGAGGCGATGCACTCGGTGTTCCTGTACCACGCCATCAAGGTCGGCATGGACATGGGCATCGTGAACGCCGGCCAGCTCGCGGTGTACGACGACCTCGACACCGAGCTGCGCGAGCTGTGCGAGGACGTGGTGCTGAACCGGCGCGACGACGCCACCGAGCGCATGCTGGAGGCGGCCGAACGCTGGAAGGGCGGCGCCGGAGCGGCCCGCGTGAAGGACCTCACCTGGCGCGAGGCCCCGGTCGAGGAACGGCTCAGCCACGCGCTGGTGCACGGCATCACCGAGTGGATCGAGGCCGACACCGAGGAGGCCCGGCAGAAGGCCGAGAAGCCGCTGCACGTCATCGAAGGCCCGCTGATGGCCGGCATGAACGTCGTCGGCGACCTCTTCGGCTCGGGCAAGATGTTCCTGCCGCAGGTGGTGAAGTCCGCCCGCGTGATGAAGCAGGCCGTCGCCTACCTGATGCCGTACATGGAGGCCGAGAAGGCGGGCCAGCGCCAGACCGCCGGCAAGATCCTGCTCGCCACCGTGAAGGGCGACGTGCACGACATCGGCAAGAACATCGTCGGCGTCGTGTTGCAGTGCAACAACTTCGACGTGATCGACCTCGGCGTGATGGTCCCCTCCGCCAAGATCCTGGAGACCGCCAAGCAAGAGAACGTCGACATCATCGGCCTGTCGGGCCTCATCACCCCGTCGCTCGACGAGATGGTGTCGGTCGCCGGCGAGATGCAGCGCAGCGGGTTCGACGTGCCGCTCCTGATCGGCGGGGCCACCACCTCGAAGATCCACACCGCGGTGAAGATCAACCCGAACTACTCCGCCGGCCAGACCGTCTACGTCACCGACGCGTCGCGGGCGGTGGGCGTATGCTCGCGGCTGATGGGAGACCGGGCGACCTACGCGACCGAGATCCGCACCGACTACGAAAAGACCGCCGAGCGCTACCTCAAGGGTCAGGGCGAGAAGAAGCGCACGCCGATCGCCGAGGCGCGCCGCAACGCCTTCCGGATCGACTGGTCGGCCTACACGCCGCCGGTGCCGGTCGAGACCGGGCTCAAGAACATCGAAGTGCCGATCCAGACGCTGGTGTCCTACATCGACTGGACGCCGTTCTTCTCGGCCTGGGAGATGAAGGGCATCTACCCGGCGATCCTGAACGACGAGCGCTTCGGCGAGCAGGCGACCAAGCTGTTCGACGACGCGCAGAAGATGCTCGCCGACATCGTCTCGAACAAATGGCTGAAGGCGAAGGGCGTCGTCGGCGTCTGGGGCGCGCAGGCGGACGGGGACGACATCGTCATCTCCGACGGCGGGCGCGAGGTCGGCCGCTTCCATACCCTGCGCCAGCAGATGCCGAAGTCGGACGGGCGCGCCAACGTCGCCCTGTCGGACTTCATCGCACCGGTGGGCGGACCGGCCGACTATCTCGGCGGGTTCACGGTGACCGCGGGCGTCGGCGAGGACGACATCGTCGCCCGCTTCGTCCAGAAGGGCGACGACTACGGCAAAATCCTCTTCCAGTCGCTCGCCGACCGGCTCGCCGAGGCCTTCGCCGAGTACGCCCACATGCGCATGCGCCGCACGATCTGGGGTTACGCGGCCGACGAGACGCTGACACCGCAGGAAATGATCGCCGAGGCCTACCGCGGCATCCGCCCTGCGCCGGGCTACCCCGCCCAGCCCGACCACACCGAGAAGGAGACGCTGTTCCGTCTCCTCGAAGCCGAGGCGCGCACCGGCGTGACGCTGACGGAGAGCTTCGCCATGTGGCCGGCCTCGTCGGTCAGCGGCATCTACTTCTCGCATCCGGACAGCTTCTATTTCGGTGTCGGCAAGATCGAGAAGGATCAGATCGAGGACTACGCGAGACGCAAGGGTTGGGACATCGACACCTGCGAACGGTGGCTCGCGCCGATCCTCAACTACGTCCCAGGTGCCGTGAAAGCGGCGGCCTGAGGCACGCGCGGTGGGACGGTCCGCCACGGTCCACCGCGCGACTTGTTCGAGCCGGCGAAAGCGGCTCAAGCGGCCGGGAGGCTCCCTCCCGGTTCGTGACCGGATCCCCGGTGCCGTCCTCGCGACGGCCTGAGGTGCGCGCGGTGGGACGGTCCGCCACGGTCCACCGCGCGATCCGACCAGCCGCCTCGCGGGCCACCCGCGGGGCGGCTTTTCGTCGCCCGGCTGTCAGGAGAGGCGTGCGGTCAGCACCTTGAGGCTGGCGAGGCCGAAGCCGGCGGCGAACACCCCCTCGAACCCGCGGCGGGCGCGAACATAGGCCCGCGTCATCGCCGGCACCGAGAAGAGCGTCGCGTACGTGGTGTTGACGAGGACGCTCTGCACGGTCAGCGCGGCGATCACCACCGCGAACTCGCCGGGCGTGGCGTCCCGCGGCACACCCATCGAGTAGATCGAGCCGATGAAGAAGATCGCCTTGGGGTTGGTGAGGTGCAAGGCCAGTCCCTTGCGGTAGACGGCGCCCGGCCCGCCGCTCATCGCGCGCGGGTGCAGCGCCCCGGCCGACAGCGCGGCGCGGGCCGACTTGACGGCCAGGACGGCGAGATAGGCCGCGCCGGCATAGCGCACGATCTCGAACACCCAGCCGTGCGCGGCCATCAGCGCGGCGAGGCCGAAGGCCGCCGCCAGCGACCAGATCAGTGATCCGGTCGAGATCCCGGCCGCCAGCGTCAGCCCCGCCCGGCGGCCGCGCGCCATCGCGGTCCCGGCGATGGCGAGCGTCGCCGGGCCGGGGCTCGCCATCGCGAGGAGCGCCGCCAGCAGGATGAGGGGCAGGTGGAGATGATCGCTCATGGGAACCTCGGCTGTCCGGCCTCCGGCGCGACCCGCCCGCAGACGCGGGGGGTGCGCCCGCACGCGGCGGGGGGTGCGCCCGCGGCCCGCATTGAAACCGCGCGAGGCGGCGCGATACTGTCCCCACTTCGCCGGCCTGTCGAGGGATGCCATGTTCGCCATCAAAGCCGTCAGCTACACCGACCCCGAGGCGCCGGCGCAGTTCGCCCGCTCGCTGCACGAGACCGGTTTCGCCGTCCTGAAGGATCACCCGATCACCCCCGACCGGATCGACCGCGCCTACGCCCAGTGGGGCGAGTTCTTCGCCGAGGAGACGAAGTTCGGCTTCAAGGTGCAGCCGCCGTCGCCGGAGGGATATTTCCCCTTCCGGTCGGAGAACGCCAAGGGATCCAAGGCGAAGGACCTCAAGGAGTTCTTCCAGGTCTATCCCAAGACCCCGCTGCCGGGCTCGGTCGAGCCCGTGACCCGTGCCCTCTACGACGACCTCTTCGGCCTCGGCGTCACGCTGCTGGAGTGGATCGAGACCAACACCCCGGCGGACGTGCGCGCGACCTTCGCCGAGCCGTTGCCCGACATGCTGCGCGGGTCGGACAACTCGATGTTCCGCATCCTGCACTATCCGGCGCAGGCCGGTGAGCCGCCCGAGCCCGGCGCCACCCGTGCCGCCGCCCACGAGGACATCAACCTCATCACCCTGCTGCTCGCCGGCTCCGCGCCCGGCCTGCAGGCACAGGACCGCACCGGCGAGTGGCACGAGGTGCCGTGCGATTCCGGCATGATCGCAGTCAACATCGGCGACATGCTGCAACTCGCCTCGGGCGGCTACTATCCGTCCACCACGCACCGTGTGATCAATCCGGAGGGGGGCGCAGGCGGCGCGCGGTTCTCGATGCCGATGTTCATCCACCCCCGCTCCGAGGTGCCTTTGAGCCCGGAGAAGACCGCCGGCGCCTACCTGATGGAGCGCCTGAAGGAGATCGGCCTCGCCTGAGCCCGGCCGGGCGGCGGGACGAACTCGTATCGTGGCCCTGGCCGGCGACTTGCTAGCCAAGCGGCCGGATCCGGCACTAGTGTCGAGAACAAGCAACTGGAGGGTTCAATGCTCAAGGCCGTTCTGGCCGGCGTCGCCGGTGCCGTCTTCGCCGTCTCCGTCCCCGCGACCGGGCACGCGCAGGACTTCAAGCCCGCCGTGGTGTTCGACATGGGCGGCAAGTTCGACAAGTCGTTCAACGAAGGCGTCT
This portion of the Acuticoccus sp. I52.16.1 genome encodes:
- the metH gene encoding methionine synthase; translation: MSHPILEAAKKRILIIDGAMGTMIQKEKFDEDAFVGAHGGCGCHIHSDHAQSGNNDLLSLTQPDTIEKIHRQYLEAGADIVATNTFSSTRIAQGDYGLEDRVYDLNVGSAQVAKRAAEAVTAANPDRPRWVAGAMGPTNRTLSISPDVNDPGYRAVTFQDVVASYEEAARGLLDGGVDFLLVETIFDTLNAKAAIFAIETLFANGGRRVPVMISGTITDRSGRTLSGQTPQAFWHSVMHAKPLSIGLNCALGANEMRPHIAEIAKVADALTCVYPNAGLPNEMGEYDESPAYMARQLKDFADEGLLNIVGGCCGTTPDHIAAIADTVARYAPREVPERRPLMSLSGLEPFVLTPEIPFVNVGERTNVTGSARFRKLIKEGDYATALDVARDQVENGAQIIDVNMDEGLLDSKEAMAVFMRLIASEPDIARVPVMVDSSKWEVIEEGLRNVQGKAIVNSISLKEGEAQFLEQAELVRRYGAAAVVMAFDETGQADTYQRKIEICERAYKLLTKHGFPPEDIIFDPNIFAVATGIEEHNNYGNDFINATRWISENLPHAHISGGVSNLSFSFRGNEQVREAMHSVFLYHAIKVGMDMGIVNAGQLAVYDDLDTELRELCEDVVLNRRDDATERMLEAAERWKGGAGAARVKDLTWREAPVEERLSHALVHGITEWIEADTEEARQKAEKPLHVIEGPLMAGMNVVGDLFGSGKMFLPQVVKSARVMKQAVAYLMPYMEAEKAGQRQTAGKILLATVKGDVHDIGKNIVGVVLQCNNFDVIDLGVMVPSAKILETAKQENVDIIGLSGLITPSLDEMVSVAGEMQRSGFDVPLLIGGATTSKIHTAVKINPNYSAGQTVYVTDASRAVGVCSRLMGDRATYATEIRTDYEKTAERYLKGQGEKKRTPIAEARRNAFRIDWSAYTPPVPVETGLKNIEVPIQTLVSYIDWTPFFSAWEMKGIYPAILNDERFGEQATKLFDDAQKMLADIVSNKWLKAKGVVGVWGAQADGDDIVISDGGREVGRFHTLRQQMPKSDGRANVALSDFIAPVGGPADYLGGFTVTAGVGEDDIVARFVQKGDDYGKILFQSLADRLAEAFAEYAHMRMRRTIWGYAADETLTPQEMIAEAYRGIRPAPGYPAQPDHTEKETLFRLLEAEARTGVTLTESFAMWPASSVSGIYFSHPDSFYFGVGKIEKDQIEDYARRKGWDIDTCERWLAPILNYVPGAVKAAA
- a CDS encoding LysE family translocator, whose protein sequence is MSDHLHLPLILLAALLAMASPGPATLAIAGTAMARGRRAGLTLAAGISTGSLIWSLAAAFGLAALMAAHGWVFEIVRYAGAAYLAVLAVKSARAALSAGALHPRAMSGGPGAVYRKGLALHLTNPKAIFFIGSIYSMGVPRDATPGEFAVVIAALTVQSVLVNTTYATLFSVPAMTRAYVRARRGFEGVFAAGFGLASLKVLTARLS
- a CDS encoding isopenicillin N synthase family oxygenase → MFAIKAVSYTDPEAPAQFARSLHETGFAVLKDHPITPDRIDRAYAQWGEFFAEETKFGFKVQPPSPEGYFPFRSENAKGSKAKDLKEFFQVYPKTPLPGSVEPVTRALYDDLFGLGVTLLEWIETNTPADVRATFAEPLPDMLRGSDNSMFRILHYPAQAGEPPEPGATRAAAHEDINLITLLLAGSAPGLQAQDRTGEWHEVPCDSGMIAVNIGDMLQLASGGYYPSTTHRVINPEGGAGGARFSMPMFIHPRSEVPLSPEKTAGAYLMERLKEIGLA